DNA sequence from the Arthrobacter jinronghuae genome:
CATCGGGAGTGTCCGGGCGTGTTCGCCGGAAATCTTCCGCATCCGTTGGGAACTGGGCCCCGATCCCCTGGAGATAGACATGTGCCGAGTGTTTCCAGAGGATGCTTCCCCGCTGGTGTGGGGCCAACGGATCCAGAGGGACGGAGGCATCTACGAGGATGAACGTGGTAAGGGTTAGGCGTCCGCCTAACTCGGTGCCGGGAACATCAAGCTGGAGTGGAACGCGAACATTCGCATCTGCAGGGGCTGCTGCATCCAAGAGCAGGATGTCGGCTTTGGTGGAATCGGATTTGGCTTTGACGACCACTCGGAACTGGCTTCCTTCCCCCATCCGGCACTGAGCGAGGATAAGCGGACGGTCTATCGTGACCTCAGCTTGAAGGCTTAGCACAGTCTGGTAATCCCACGAGTCCATCTCTTCCGGAAGCGCTTCGCCGGAACCGTTTCTGGAGAAGAACCACCCTGAATGAGCTACGGAATTTGGGGCCGGAGTGTAGAAAGGTGACACGGAGATTTTCATGCAGTACTGCTTTCTACACCCGCTGACACATCCCAGAGAACACTGGATGCTGATGAACGTTTCGCGCAGATGACTGCGTGTACGGGCTCGTCACCGAAGACTTTGAACCCCGAATGGTGCCCCTTCAAGGGTTCTCGGTTCCCGTCGTACTCCGCGGAGACCAATTCCAGCTGCGGGTCCAGCGTGGCATCACTCGTAGCACCATCCAGCGCAACCCCCACAGAAACAGTGACAAACGTAACGTCAGTGCCCTTAGGAGGTGTCACGAGGCAGCGCAGATAAGATGCGGTTTGGTTGCCGAGCATACGGGGGCCGGCGTCGAGTAGCTCGATGGACACCCGCTTCGGACCCCTCTTGCCGGCGCCGCCACCGCCGGACGCCCCGGGCCGCCCCTTGCCCTGCCCGGTGGTTCCGACCAAGTGGGAGAGTGCGTTAGCCACCGCGGCTGTACTGGTCGATTCAACAGCTGCTGCCGGCTTTGGCCTGCCCCACTGCGTCAGGACTGCGCGGTCGATCTCACGAAGGGCTTTGAGCACACGCAATCGCTGGTCGCGGAGAGTGACGAGGTTCGGTTGCCATGAATCATGCGTTGGCGGTTCGGCATGAGCAAATGCGTCGTCCAGGGCATCGTCAGCGCGAAAAACACCGGCCCATTCGATACCTTCCTTGGCTGGCGGACCTTCCCGATACTCAACCACGAGTTCCGGGGAACGTAGCAGCACCGTGTGGTTGCAGGCCCGGTTCGTGAACGGTGAGGCCGGAGGCGGGCTGTCAGGATCATCCGGCTTGTGCCCGTCATCAATAGCCACGGGTGTGCTGAAAGGGGGAGTCGGAAATGGGACTGTTGCCAGCCTTCCAAGCCGCTCTTTGTTGCGCTTAATCTCATGGAGCCGCACAACTGCTGTTGGTTCACCACCGTCTCCCCTGAGAGCCGAGTAGGCCGCAACGAAGTGGTTTAGGGGCGGTCTTGAAGTCGGTTTCGGAATGGAGATTTCTGAACCGTCGAGGGTTGTTCGGATATCCATGGCCCTATCGTTGCCAACGAGCTTGGGCCAGAGATGCCATAAAACCGACTCGGCAATAAAGGTCATGCCCTGGTGGATGGTTCTGTGTCCGAAGTCAGGATCGAGGATCAGAATGTTCGTTCCCAGCGAGCCTTCAGCGATATCCGGCATACCAAGCCGAACGGCCAGCGTGTCTGCCTCAATGCCCTCCAGAGGGATGGGTTCGCTCGAATCGTCTCTGCCCCACCAATGGCGCCCTGTATGGAGGATCCCGCCGAGCGCGAACTGACTACCGATACTGCAGGCGATCAAGCGGCTCACGGGAGCACCGTTATGAATAGCCCGGCTGTGAACAACTATGGTGTGGGGTCGTGAAGCGATGTAGGCAATGGTCTTGCCGAAGCCGTAGGTACCTCCAGTCATGCCGTCGGTGTTGGCCTTGCCCACATTGAGGATGAAGTCGACCCAGTCATAGTTTCCATCCGTCGACTCCAGATGCCCTTGGACTGGTCCTCCAAGTCCTTTCGTATTGCGGTCGGACACATATAGGCCCACTAGGTCCGGGCGTTGAAGGGAGTGCGCGAGCGTTGGATCCGGAAGTTCGGAGGCGTTGTGGAAAACGGATTCACGAAGGCAAGTGACAACGCTCGCCGCCAAGGTCTCGGCAGCGATGTTGAAAACCACCGGTGCTCCACTTCCATCACGCGCGTCCCAACTGTTTTGTGCTGTTTCCCTCACTAAAACGGCCAGAGGATCGAGATTGGGGCGGCCGAGTAGTTTTGCGAACCCGTCAGCCGCTAACCCTCCACTAGGGGAAAACCGCTCGGGTATCCAATCAAGAATCACTGTCTGCAAATCCCTCAATTAGGTCGAGCATTTCAACTTGTTCCAAGGGTGTGGGTGGCTCGTTGGTTACATCAATGACGTAGGTTATCGACACCACTCCTGGGGGAAGCTCAGATTGCTCAAATGAACGCGGAATCACCCTTGGAAAATGTTCTTGTTGGACGTCGTATAACCTCTGCTCTTTCAGACTGAACTTTGAGTTCTGATATGGCTCTCTATGCGAGTCAAAATAACCCGCCTTGCGAAGTTTTCGTTCGAAAAGAGACGATTCCACCCCGAGGTTGAGAATCGTATCGACCATACTTGGCAGCGAATCCCCTGCCGAGGAACGCTCATACCGGGTATAGGCCAGGAACAACTTGCCCGCGTCGTTGTTCGGTGCTTCGAGTTGGTGGAGGCTGCTGATGCCGATCCGGCGCCCTTCCCGAGCAAGGGACGCTTTCACCTCTATGGCAGTATCACCGGCACAAAAATCATGCTGTGACTTATCGGGTCCGTGCCAGTGAGACAGAGCTTGATGGTCTCCTGCGCGAACCAGCCTTTCCAGCATTTGGAGTTCAGCAAGCAGACCTATCTGCTCAGAAACGTTTAGCTCCGGTCCCGAGGCTGCAGCGAAGAGGGCTTTCCACTCTTGGAATGCGCGTGTCACGTCATGTGCCGGAGACTCCGATTCACGAAGCACCTCCAAGAGTTCGCGTGCGAATTGCGTAAAAACTGTATCCAGTCTTCGCACCGTGCAGAACGCACTTAAGTAATCCCGTGACTGAAATTTCACCCTGCTCAAGCGAACCGCCGCCCCGTCAGCCTGTTGGGTCACAGCCTCGCCGGGAAGCAAGGGGATGAGCAGATGACGATCCGACTTCGAGTCGAGCGCTGCCAGGACGTCGCCCGCCTCAACACTGACGCCGATCGGGTTCGCCTGTGTAATCCCTTGCGTTCCCGTTCCTTCTGCGGAGTTGACCATCCACACTGAAAGAAGGTCTGGATATTCGGTCATCCCAGAGCCACCTTGTCGTGGGAGCCCTCAGCATCCACGTAGGCGTTCAGGCTGTCGTCGGCTTCGTCAGTATTGAGCATGGACACATCCACCTGAATGGCGTTCTTCGGCTCCGATCCTGCGGCAGCGGCGGGGAAGGAGAACGCCACACCCACCACATGCTCCTCGGCATTCAACTTTTTGCGGCGGTCCAAATGGGGTTGGGGTGCGGAGTCCTTGTCAATGGGGTAGATCACTAGCAGCGGACGTCCCTCAGCATTGCGAACTTCCTGTAGCTGAGCATCGCTCGCAGCCTTAGCCTGGCTGGCTGTCCACCCCAGATCGAGTACACGATCAACCCGTGACATCAGCGTGCCGATGTTCGCTACGTCTGGATCACTGCTTGCGAGCTGTGAACGAGTGATCAGGTTCACGCGTTGCTCGAGGCCAAGGTCGAGTGTTTCCGCAGACCTGTCGCTTTGACCGGATTTCGAGACCACTGCAATGTTCCATTCACGGAGCGCCCCGAACTCCAGTTGCGTTTCTACATAGTCGCGGAGCATGCCCTCGGACATCTCGGACTTGTCATTAAAATGATAGTGATCCAAGAAGCTCAATATTGATTCGGCGGGAACTCCCTTGAAAACGATCCTCTCACCGTATATCCCCTCATCAAGGGCATCGTCTTTTGCGGCTGATAGAAGCTCCTTCGTTGCTTCAATGTTTCCCGCCAGAATCTCGGGATCGGTCCGGTCGAAATATGTCGTTTGGGGGTGGGTTTCGCTGAAGGAGGCAGATGCCTTTATCGCGAACTGCATCTTCAGGGGAGACGTCACCTGCATTCGCGGATGGGTCTGAATGCGTACTGCCACATCACGTGGCGACGCAGCTCCCCCCTCGTAGCGTTTGATTTCTGATCGAAGATCGCTTTCAATCTCTGCGAGGAACTGGAAGTCATCCTTAAGCTTGCGGGTAGTCCAGACCCGAGGAAGATCCTCGTAACCACGCCGATACCCGAACCAGCGTCCCATCTGAAGTGCGGAATCATAGGCACCCGCTGTCCTCAGGAAAAATGAGGACACAAGGCCTTCCAGGGTTAGGCCCCGGGAAAGCGTGTTGCCGCCCACAGCAATGACCGTCGCTGGGTCCGCGGCGTAAATGAGGCGCTCGGGCGAGGCGCTGTTGTCAGCGACCACCTTCGTGTCAGTGAGTACGTCGGGTAGCAGGCCCAGCAACTCTTCGAATGACGGCGCTACCAAATTGTGGCGGGCAGCCGGTTCCCGTTGCACTTCGGATTCCCACTGGTTCTGCCACTTCGTCGTGTCGCCGCTTCGGAGTTCTTTCTGCAGGTCTTTCACATGTTTCCGGATAACCGGCACCAAAGTGTTCTGAGGTTCGACCCTCATGGTTGTGTGGATCAGCATGCTGGAGTGCTTGGCCTCTCCGTTTCTAAACCGCCGCGCAGCCGTAGCCAGCAGAAACCAGCGGATGGCGTCGGAGAGGCTGGGGGTCACTTTGGGGGAGTAGGGGCTCTTAGGGCTGGATTTGTACGCCTCCGCTTCGGACTCAGGTACGAACCGGATCATGTTGTGGCCCTGGTCATCGGAGCTCTCTTCCGGCTCAGCCACGGGAGCTCCGAAGAGTTCTTCGGAGCCGAAGTATCCGGCCGGCTTTGGGAGGGAATAGATGAAGTCCCGCGGATAAATGTTCTTCGGGTCTGCGGGATTGGCCAAAACGTTGGCAAACGGTGTGGCAGTATATCCCACGTACGCCACACGGGGCAACCCCAAGAGATCTACGAGCAAGCCGTTAATGGCTGTTTGATCGAGCTCTGCATCTCTTGCGGAGTTCGGACTGGCCTGGTCTGCCTCGTCGTCAATGATGAGCACGGGACACTTGTTAAGACCGCCCTTTTCATGGGCGTCCAAGAGCCAGTCGCGAAGGTTTGTGAGCCGCGAAACGTTCTTTTTTACCACTGCCAACAGCCGCAACTGTGACCCGGCAACCAGTGGAAGCGCTTTGACGGGATTGCCGAAATCGCCGAATTCATCTGTTAGCTGGACCCAGTCTGCCGGTCTCAAATCGCAAAGCTGACTGTCCAGGCGCAGTTGGGTCTGGCGTCGCAGGGAGTTGTGCACGCCGGAAAGGACTATGAACAGTCTGTAGCCTGCATCAGCGGCCTTCGCGATGGTGGCAGTAAAATTGGCAGTTTTACCCGACTGGACATAACCGAGCACCATTCCGCGTGTCCGGATGGTTTCGCTGTGCGGATCGGCCAGTAGGGACACTACATCTGTGGAGGTCTTGTCGAGAGACGGAACGGCATTCGCCCAACCCGGGTCGGCTTGCAGCTTTGCCTTGAGGCTCGGCCAGAAGACATCATGGGGTTGGGGGCCGGCATACCATGGCTCCGTTTCCGATTCCTCATCGAATACGGTGACGTCGTGAGCGTCGGCGAGTCTTTGCTTGATGATCAGGTCGCGTTCGGTAAGAACGTCCTCAACCAACCCGTCATTGTTGAGCATAATACGCAAGGTATTTATGGCAGCGTCTTTGGAAACGCTGGTTTTTATAAGAACTTCGAGGGTATCCAGCGCCGCGAGCCCTTGGGCGTTTAGGGCCATTTTTCATCCTTGAACTTGATACGAGAGTAAAGCAACCGTGTGGTGACGTGTCACCAAGGACTAAAGAGGGTAAATCCCCGTTCGTTGGCATTGGCAACCAGCTGGATGAGCCTGGCAGCCTGCCTTTCTGAAGGGACTCCGGTTTTTCGTCCTGTCATAAGTCCCAGGATGCTCATGTCGGTAGGGGACGCGACCCTGTTCATGCCGGCAAACCCTTCCAGCGCCTTCCAATGCTCTGTTGGGATCTCATAGAGCCGGGTTTGCAGGCCGATTCCATTGTCCACCTTTTGGTTCGCCTTGGCAGCTTTGCCGCGGGCAGCGACGGTGGCGGCGTCAACCAAAGCCGAGAGGAAGTCTGCGGGCAACGTGTAGGGCATGGCTTTGATGGTGTCCCAGCACTGGGCCTTTTTGGCCCACTCCGTGACGTTCGTTGTACTCCGATGTTCGCTGGTGAGGACCTCCTGGACGAGGCGTCCCACCTGGTTCGCGACTACCAGGACGGAGTCCGGCACGGCTTGTGCGGACCACACGGCGTCAAAATCGAAGACCTTGCCTTGTCCCTGCCGTTCTACCAAGCTGGCAATCTTGGCAACGGTGTAGGCGGCTATGTTCGCCAAGTACGCCTTGCGATACCAGTCAGCATTCTTGATAACGTTCCTGACCTCGGCGAAGAGGATGCCCTTGGCTACCGTCTCTTTAAAGTACTGTTCGTTGAACTGGTCTGGATCCTTATCCCAGCTCTTGGCCACGATATCGGCAAAAGCAACGAAGTTCTTTTGTGCCCCCGAGCTCACAGTGTGGGGCCGCTGGTCCCATGACATAAGGTATTTGGCCAATGCCGGTTTATCGAACTTTTGCGACTTCGGATTCAGATTTTCGAAACGGACGGCCTCTGAGCGTGAAAGCTTACTGCGTTCATTTTCATATTGCCCGCGAGTACGTTCGTAGTACCAGTGGGTGCTGTGGACGGCACCGGAACGGGACGGGACAAGAACCTTGCGCGAGAGCTCGGCCAGGCGGACGTGGTATGGACTGTTGGAAAAGAAGTCCGCCGAGCTGACTGCATTCTGGCTGTTCGCAAACCGCGAAATGTTCGGTATGAGCTCGGCGGCGAGAGCGGGAGCGACGACTACCAGCTTCATTTGGACGAAGACGCCATCCAAAACTCCCTCAGATTTTGCTTCCCTTTGCACAAAAAACAACGACGCGGTGGTCTGGCCGCCATTCACTATTTGCAGATCTTCGATCGACAGAATGGAACTTCCGTCCTCAGACGTTGTGACACTAGTCGCTGTGGCAGTTACTCCGTTGTTGAACGCCATGAAGTTCTGCGGAGCGGAATGGATTGTGGCACGGATTCCCTTGTTGATCTTGCCTCTATTGCTGAGGTAGGACCTCACGTTACTTTCGAGCAGCCGGCTCCCATGCTTGGCATACAGGGAGGACAGGACCCGGCCAGGCACGGAGGTCAGGTAGGTCGCAAACTCTGGCGTGGATTCGACCCGAAGCGCGGGAAGCCCTTGGTTTGCCCACTCCGTCAGATCGATCTGAAGCGGCTCATGGCCGCTCTGGGACTGGTGGAGCTGGTGGAAACGCTCGATATCCCAAAGATGAAAGTCCACGGGGATTCCGTGGATGTCCTCAGAAGGTAGGGAACGCAAACGATCACTCAACCGGGCATCTGTCATGAGATAGAGACGGTAGCGCGAAACGTTCCTGCCCCTGCTCCGCAGATCCCACGCGAGCTGATATGCCGGCGAGCTTTGTTCTCGCCCCTGCATGAAGCTCCCATCGAGTGCATCCAGCAGGAAGTAGTGAAGGGCCCTGAGAGCAGCTTTGGCGTCGGTAGCCGAGAGCGTTTGAATAGTCTCAGTCCCGTAATGGACGCTTGCGACGACGGCAATACTGTTATCTGCGTTCTCGAGGTCGTAGCCATTGACCTTGAGTTTCCGCTGATTGGTACCCGCGCCCTCGAAGTCCAAGACTTCGATGTCATCGAACTCGCCCGCTTCGGTCAGTATTTCTCCACAGTGCCTAGTAAAGGCGGTAGCGACGAATTCTCCCTCGGCGTTAGCCAAGGCACCGACAGCAGCGGCCTGCTGCTGGAAGTAGCTCTCAATATCCATTTGTCCCCCATTGTCTTGATGGTGATCCCTGAGAGGATCGGTTGTGCTGCAGCTAAGCTAATTGTTCGTAATCCGAGACCCAGTAACGTTGGGCAACGCGGTTTAATAAGTATTTGGCGCGGCCGTTGCGCCCACGCGGGTCGTAGCCGGTTTTGGGTAGGGCAACCTTGAGAGCCATAAACGGGAGATGTTGTTTCTGCGCCTCTTCAAGTGTGCGCATTAACTCAACAGTGTTCCGCGGAAGCTCGGCCAAATCCTCCACCTCAATGGTTCGACTCTGGTCTGCTCCGCCTGCGCTGACATACAGCGGATAGATCAACAGCTGAGGCTTGCTGAGGTGACCGTAAAAAGCGGTTTCGGGAATCGAACTTTTTGCGTCCTGACCGAGCTCCCGGAGAGCCTCCATGTATCTTCCGGAAGCTTGCTGCTCGATCTCTTCGTCGAGGAGTTTCTGCAAATCCTCAGGACCTGCCAAGCGGCCGCGCTTGCCACTGACCCACAGCGACGCCCCTCTCGACGTCCCGTCCTTGGAGAACAATGGACGAAAAAGCATCTGCCGTTCAACGGGATAACACCCGCTGAGGGGTCCGAGGGTGAGGGGCGCGTTTCTTTTCACGGAACCGTTGACAACGACGATGTCCCACTCTTTGAAAAGATCACCTTCGCTGCTGCGCACCATGCGTTCCAGGCTTGCACCGTTGAACAGTACGTCATCGGGTGCCGCCGAAAAGAGGCGGAGCGCGTCAGCGATCA
Encoded proteins:
- a CDS encoding PD-(D/E)XK motif protein; this encodes MTEYPDLLSVWMVNSAEGTGTQGITQANPIGVSVEAGDVLAALDSKSDRHLLIPLLPGEAVTQQADGAAVRLSRVKFQSRDYLSAFCTVRRLDTVFTQFARELLEVLRESESPAHDVTRAFQEWKALFAAASGPELNVSEQIGLLAELQMLERLVRAGDHQALSHWHGPDKSQHDFCAGDTAIEVKASLAREGRRIGISSLHQLEAPNNDAGKLFLAYTRYERSSAGDSLPSMVDTILNLGVESSLFERKLRKAGYFDSHREPYQNSKFSLKEQRLYDVQQEHFPRVIPRSFEQSELPPGVVSITYVIDVTNEPPTPLEQVEMLDLIEGFADSDS
- a CDS encoding Z1 domain-containing protein, producing the protein MALNAQGLAALDTLEVLIKTSVSKDAAINTLRIMLNNDGLVEDVLTERDLIIKQRLADAHDVTVFDEESETEPWYAGPQPHDVFWPSLKAKLQADPGWANAVPSLDKTSTDVVSLLADPHSETIRTRGMVLGYVQSGKTANFTATIAKAADAGYRLFIVLSGVHNSLRRQTQLRLDSQLCDLRPADWVQLTDEFGDFGNPVKALPLVAGSQLRLLAVVKKNVSRLTNLRDWLLDAHEKGGLNKCPVLIIDDEADQASPNSARDAELDQTAINGLLVDLLGLPRVAYVGYTATPFANVLANPADPKNIYPRDFIYSLPKPAGYFGSEELFGAPVAEPEESSDDQGHNMIRFVPESEAEAYKSSPKSPYSPKVTPSLSDAIRWFLLATAARRFRNGEAKHSSMLIHTTMRVEPQNTLVPVIRKHVKDLQKELRSGDTTKWQNQWESEVQREPAARHNLVAPSFEELLGLLPDVLTDTKVVADNSASPERLIYAADPATVIAVGGNTLSRGLTLEGLVSSFFLRTAGAYDSALQMGRWFGYRRGYEDLPRVWTTRKLKDDFQFLAEIESDLRSEIKRYEGGAASPRDVAVRIQTHPRMQVTSPLKMQFAIKASASFSETHPQTTYFDRTDPEILAGNIEATKELLSAAKDDALDEGIYGERIVFKGVPAESILSFLDHYHFNDKSEMSEGMLRDYVETQLEFGALREWNIAVVSKSGQSDRSAETLDLGLEQRVNLITRSQLASSDPDVANIGTLMSRVDRVLDLGWTASQAKAASDAQLQEVRNAEGRPLLVIYPIDKDSAPQPHLDRRKKLNAEEHVVGVAFSFPAAAAGSEPKNAIQVDVSMLNTDEADDSLNAYVDAEGSHDKVALG
- a CDS encoding AIPR family protein codes for the protein MDIESYFQQQAAAVGALANAEGEFVATAFTRHCGEILTEAGEFDDIEVLDFEGAGTNQRKLKVNGYDLENADNSIAVVASVHYGTETIQTLSATDAKAALRALHYFLLDALDGSFMQGREQSSPAYQLAWDLRSRGRNVSRYRLYLMTDARLSDRLRSLPSEDIHGIPVDFHLWDIERFHQLHQSQSGHEPLQIDLTEWANQGLPALRVESTPEFATYLTSVPGRVLSSLYAKHGSRLLESNVRSYLSNRGKINKGIRATIHSAPQNFMAFNNGVTATATSVTTSEDGSSILSIEDLQIVNGGQTTASLFFVQREAKSEGVLDGVFVQMKLVVVAPALAAELIPNISRFANSQNAVSSADFFSNSPYHVRLAELSRKVLVPSRSGAVHSTHWYYERTRGQYENERSKLSRSEAVRFENLNPKSQKFDKPALAKYLMSWDQRPHTVSSGAQKNFVAFADIVAKSWDKDPDQFNEQYFKETVAKGILFAEVRNVIKNADWYRKAYLANIAAYTVAKIASLVERQGQGKVFDFDAVWSAQAVPDSVLVVANQVGRLVQEVLTSEHRSTTNVTEWAKKAQCWDTIKAMPYTLPADFLSALVDAATVAARGKAAKANQKVDNGIGLQTRLYEIPTEHWKALEGFAGMNRVASPTDMSILGLMTGRKTGVPSERQAARLIQLVANANERGFTLFSPW